From the Euphorbia lathyris chromosome 6, ddEupLath1.1, whole genome shotgun sequence genome, one window contains:
- the LOC136233002 gene encoding uncharacterized protein isoform X1, with translation MVDPELKQSPTAERQSNPVENMETLFSPRLKSLAAMAGWDEESILVASLIVEDTPDREFKHKKRFDFNLKTPPSNSSRRKRRNQRKSPISISIPVINLDEEKSQRQEKQKEKKIEVVEECKRDEDESSKEDSGVSCSKSAVPRMDKLKEELSCAICLEICFEPSTTSCGHSFCKKCLRSAADKCGRKCPKCRQLISNGRSCTVNTVLWNTIQLLFPEEVEARKASREEMSPRTRQMLERRQAPRRKRPATLEDLGIEYSRRGQDETDSRTLQGVEELSRLLNGDEIGRNRRGTSRQNEQVERNMQRQNLSWVLERGRRRGGGRPSQDEDAALALRLQREEFLGSSSLSLARANLRAMASRANYNVRNRTRPSFS, from the exons ATGGTGGATCCTGAATTGAAACAGAGTCCAACGGCTGAAAGGCAATCGAACCCAGTTGAAAACATGGAGACTTTGTTCAGTCCCAGATTGAAATCCTTGGCTGCCATGGCTGGCTGGGATGAAGAATCCATCCTTGTCGCCAGCCTAATAGTAGAGGATACGCCCGATCGAGAGTTTAAACACAAGAAACGCTTCGATTTTAATCTCAAGACTCCACCTTCCAACTCTTCAAGAAG AAAACGCAGGAATCAGAGAAAGAGTCCTATTTCGATTTCTATCCCTGTCATTAACCTAGATGAAGAAAAATCCCAAAGACAAG AGAAacagaaagagaaaaaaattgaGGTTGTAGAAGAATGTAAAAGAGATGAAGATGAATCAAGCAAAGAGGATTCTGGTGTTTCATGCTCAAAATCAGCTGTCCCTCGTATGGATAAACTAAAAGAAGAGCTTTCTTGTGCA ATATGTCTAGAGATTTGCTTTGAACCTAGCACCACTTCTTGTGGGCACAG CTTTTGTAAGAAGTGCTTGAGATCGGCTGCTGATAAATGTGGAAGGAAATGCCCAAAGTGCAGGCAGCTAATAAG CAATGGAAGATCTTGTACAGTGAACACAGTACTTTGGAACACAATTCAACTTCTGTTTCCAGAAGAAGTTGAAGCAAGGAAGGCAAGCCGAGAAGAGATGAGTCCTCGAACACGCCAAATGTTAGAAAGGAGACAGGCTCCAAGGAGAAAAAGACCGGCAACACTAGAAGATCTTGGAATTGAATATTCGAGGAGAGGGCAAGACGAGACGGATTCTCGAACCCTGCAAGGGGTAGAAGAACTTAGTCGGTTATTGAATGGAGATGAGATTGGAAGGAACAGAAGAGGAACATCAAGACAAAATGAACAAGTGGAGAGGAATATGCAAAGACAAAATCTGTCATGGGTATTAGAAAGAGGGAGGAGAAGAGGAGGTGGGAGACCCAGCCAAGATGAAGATGCTGCTTTAGCTCTAAGGCTGCAGAGAGAAGAATTTTTGGgctcttcttctctttctttagcTAGAGCTAATCTCAGAGCAATGGCATCTAGAGCTAATTACAACGTTCGGAACCGAACCCGGCCTTCATTTTCATAG
- the LOC136233002 gene encoding uncharacterized protein isoform X2, which translates to MVDPELKQSPTAERQSNPVENMETLFSPRLKSLAAMAGWDEESILVASLIVEDTPDREFKHKKRFDFNLKTPPSNSSRRNQRKSPISISIPVINLDEEKSQRQEKQKEKKIEVVEECKRDEDESSKEDSGVSCSKSAVPRMDKLKEELSCAICLEICFEPSTTSCGHSFCKKCLRSAADKCGRKCPKCRQLISNGRSCTVNTVLWNTIQLLFPEEVEARKASREEMSPRTRQMLERRQAPRRKRPATLEDLGIEYSRRGQDETDSRTLQGVEELSRLLNGDEIGRNRRGTSRQNEQVERNMQRQNLSWVLERGRRRGGGRPSQDEDAALALRLQREEFLGSSSLSLARANLRAMASRANYNVRNRTRPSFS; encoded by the exons ATGGTGGATCCTGAATTGAAACAGAGTCCAACGGCTGAAAGGCAATCGAACCCAGTTGAAAACATGGAGACTTTGTTCAGTCCCAGATTGAAATCCTTGGCTGCCATGGCTGGCTGGGATGAAGAATCCATCCTTGTCGCCAGCCTAATAGTAGAGGATACGCCCGATCGAGAGTTTAAACACAAGAAACGCTTCGATTTTAATCTCAAGACTCCACCTTCCAACTCTTCAAGAAG GAATCAGAGAAAGAGTCCTATTTCGATTTCTATCCCTGTCATTAACCTAGATGAAGAAAAATCCCAAAGACAAG AGAAacagaaagagaaaaaaattgaGGTTGTAGAAGAATGTAAAAGAGATGAAGATGAATCAAGCAAAGAGGATTCTGGTGTTTCATGCTCAAAATCAGCTGTCCCTCGTATGGATAAACTAAAAGAAGAGCTTTCTTGTGCA ATATGTCTAGAGATTTGCTTTGAACCTAGCACCACTTCTTGTGGGCACAG CTTTTGTAAGAAGTGCTTGAGATCGGCTGCTGATAAATGTGGAAGGAAATGCCCAAAGTGCAGGCAGCTAATAAG CAATGGAAGATCTTGTACAGTGAACACAGTACTTTGGAACACAATTCAACTTCTGTTTCCAGAAGAAGTTGAAGCAAGGAAGGCAAGCCGAGAAGAGATGAGTCCTCGAACACGCCAAATGTTAGAAAGGAGACAGGCTCCAAGGAGAAAAAGACCGGCAACACTAGAAGATCTTGGAATTGAATATTCGAGGAGAGGGCAAGACGAGACGGATTCTCGAACCCTGCAAGGGGTAGAAGAACTTAGTCGGTTATTGAATGGAGATGAGATTGGAAGGAACAGAAGAGGAACATCAAGACAAAATGAACAAGTGGAGAGGAATATGCAAAGACAAAATCTGTCATGGGTATTAGAAAGAGGGAGGAGAAGAGGAGGTGGGAGACCCAGCCAAGATGAAGATGCTGCTTTAGCTCTAAGGCTGCAGAGAGAAGAATTTTTGGgctcttcttctctttctttagcTAGAGCTAATCTCAGAGCAATGGCATCTAGAGCTAATTACAACGTTCGGAACCGAACCCGGCCTTCATTTTCATAG